The following coding sequences are from one Brienomyrus brachyistius isolate T26 chromosome 2, BBRACH_0.4, whole genome shotgun sequence window:
- the slc14a2 gene encoding urea transporter 2 isoform X1, which produces MQRNKFCNSKVANLQKTLHPPLDTFMPGSHVREVSYSSILKEVMPLMRNESPQTKTEPKEPISENKQQLPEAPSSFQMMKAKLFKVVSYFSGDMKVFGEWMKGQFLLLQILDWVLRGAAQVMFVNNPLSGLIIFGGLILQNRWWALNGFVGTLFATISALILRQNRGAIAAGLYGYNGILVGLLMAVFSDKGDWYWWLLLPNIFMSMACPVVSSALASINSRWDLPVFTLPFNILVCVHMVATGHYNNYFPQVLIQPTTSLPNLTWSDVDVPHLFRAIPVGIGQVYGCDNPWTGGIFIISLFISSPITCLHATIGSAVGMVSGLALAAPFDKIYFGLWGYNCVLACIAIGGMFYALTWQVHLLAVACAFFCAYLSSAISNVMATFGLPACTWPFCLSALTFLLITTETKTIHKFPLAKVTYPEKNLYYFLKMKKTEKEERHQREAEEATAKEKEDVFRSENDENVTDAKNEKTEETFKEVRIDMNQSVVTFNQAA; this is translated from the exons ATGCAGAGGAATAAATTCTGCAACTCCAAGGTTGCTAACTTACAGAAAACCTTGCATCCACCACTGGATACATTTATGCCTGGTTCGCATGTTAGAGAG GTCAGCTACTCAAGCATCTTAAAG GAAGTGATGCCACTCATGCGAAATGAAAGTCCTCAGACAAAAACTGAGCCGAAGGAGCCAATTTCAGAGAATAAGCAGCAACTGCCCGAAGCCCCTTCGTCATTCCAGATGATGAAGGCCAAACTCTTCAAAGTAGTCTCCTACTTTTCAGGGGACATGAAAGTGTTTGGAGAATGGATGAAAG GGCAGTTTTTGCTACTGCAGATTCTGGATTGGGTGCTCCGTGGGGCTGCTCAAGTTATGTTTGTCAACAATCCACTCAGTGGACTGATAATATTTGGGGGCCTGATCTTACAAAATCGCTGGTGGGCACTCAATGGCTTTGTGGGCACCCTGTTTGCTACAATATCTGCACTCATTCTCAGGCAAAACAG AGGGGCAATAGCTGCAGGTTTGTATGGCTACAATGGAATCCTAGTCGGCCTCCTAATGGCTGTGTTCTCCGACAAGGGTGACTGGTATTGGTGGCTTCTTCTTCCAAACATCTTCATGTCCATGGCTTG CCCAGTTGTTTCAAGTGCCCTTGCCTCTATCAACAGTAGATGGGACCTTCCTGTATTTACTCTGCCCTTCAACATCCTCGTTTGTGTGCACATGGTGGCCACAGGCCACTACAACAACTACTTCCCCCAAGTTCTAATCCAGCCAACAACCTCCCTCCCTAACCTCACCTGGTCAGACGTGGATGTGCCTCAT CTTTTCCGCGCAATCCCAGTTGGAATTGGTCAAGTTTATGGGTGTGACAACCCCTGGACTGGAGGAATTTTCATCATCTCTCTGTTTATTTCCTCTCCAATTACTTGTCTGCATGCAACCATCGGTTCTGCTGTTGGCATGGTGTCCG GTCTAGCTCTTGCTGCCccatttgataaaatttactTCGGCTTGTGGGGATATAACTGTGTACTTGCCTGCATTGCAATTGGAGGGATGTTCTACGCACTAACGTGGCAAGTTCACCTCCTGGCCGTGGCCTGTG CCTTTTTCTGTGCATATCTAAGCTCTGCTATCTCCAATGTGATGGCCACT TTTGGACTCCCAGCTTGCACTTGGCCATTCTGCCTCTCCGCACTCACCTTCCTGCTGATAACCACGGAAACCAAAACAATACACAAATTTCCTCTGGCCAAGGTGACATACCCAGAGAAAAACTTATACTACTTCTTGAAGATgaaaaaaacagagaaagagGAACGACACCAAAGGGAGGCAGAGGAGGCGACAGCGAAAGAAAAAGAGGACGTGTTTCGATCTGAAAATGATGAAAATGTCACGGAcgctaaaaatgaaaaaactgAAGAAACCTTTAAAGAAGTGAGAATTGATATGAACCAATCAGTCGTAACATTTAACCAAGCTGCCTAA
- the slc14a2 gene encoding urea transporter 2 isoform X2 produces MVTKADALPVSLSSHGVLEVMPLMRNESPQTKTEPKEPISENKQQLPEAPSSFQMMKAKLFKVVSYFSGDMKVFGEWMKGQFLLLQILDWVLRGAAQVMFVNNPLSGLIIFGGLILQNRWWALNGFVGTLFATISALILRQNRGAIAAGLYGYNGILVGLLMAVFSDKGDWYWWLLLPNIFMSMACPVVSSALASINSRWDLPVFTLPFNILVCVHMVATGHYNNYFPQVLIQPTTSLPNLTWSDVDVPHLFRAIPVGIGQVYGCDNPWTGGIFIISLFISSPITCLHATIGSAVGMVSGLALAAPFDKIYFGLWGYNCVLACIAIGGMFYALTWQVHLLAVACAFFCAYLSSAISNVMATFGLPACTWPFCLSALTFLLITTETKTIHKFPLAKVTYPEKNLYYFLKMKKTEKEERHQREAEEATAKEKEDVFRSENDENVTDAKNEKTEETFKEVRIDMNQSVVTFNQAA; encoded by the exons ATGGTGACTAAAGCCGATGCTTTGCCAGTCAGTCTTTCATCACATGGGGTTTTG GAAGTGATGCCACTCATGCGAAATGAAAGTCCTCAGACAAAAACTGAGCCGAAGGAGCCAATTTCAGAGAATAAGCAGCAACTGCCCGAAGCCCCTTCGTCATTCCAGATGATGAAGGCCAAACTCTTCAAAGTAGTCTCCTACTTTTCAGGGGACATGAAAGTGTTTGGAGAATGGATGAAAG GGCAGTTTTTGCTACTGCAGATTCTGGATTGGGTGCTCCGTGGGGCTGCTCAAGTTATGTTTGTCAACAATCCACTCAGTGGACTGATAATATTTGGGGGCCTGATCTTACAAAATCGCTGGTGGGCACTCAATGGCTTTGTGGGCACCCTGTTTGCTACAATATCTGCACTCATTCTCAGGCAAAACAG AGGGGCAATAGCTGCAGGTTTGTATGGCTACAATGGAATCCTAGTCGGCCTCCTAATGGCTGTGTTCTCCGACAAGGGTGACTGGTATTGGTGGCTTCTTCTTCCAAACATCTTCATGTCCATGGCTTG CCCAGTTGTTTCAAGTGCCCTTGCCTCTATCAACAGTAGATGGGACCTTCCTGTATTTACTCTGCCCTTCAACATCCTCGTTTGTGTGCACATGGTGGCCACAGGCCACTACAACAACTACTTCCCCCAAGTTCTAATCCAGCCAACAACCTCCCTCCCTAACCTCACCTGGTCAGACGTGGATGTGCCTCAT CTTTTCCGCGCAATCCCAGTTGGAATTGGTCAAGTTTATGGGTGTGACAACCCCTGGACTGGAGGAATTTTCATCATCTCTCTGTTTATTTCCTCTCCAATTACTTGTCTGCATGCAACCATCGGTTCTGCTGTTGGCATGGTGTCCG GTCTAGCTCTTGCTGCCccatttgataaaatttactTCGGCTTGTGGGGATATAACTGTGTACTTGCCTGCATTGCAATTGGAGGGATGTTCTACGCACTAACGTGGCAAGTTCACCTCCTGGCCGTGGCCTGTG CCTTTTTCTGTGCATATCTAAGCTCTGCTATCTCCAATGTGATGGCCACT TTTGGACTCCCAGCTTGCACTTGGCCATTCTGCCTCTCCGCACTCACCTTCCTGCTGATAACCACGGAAACCAAAACAATACACAAATTTCCTCTGGCCAAGGTGACATACCCAGAGAAAAACTTATACTACTTCTTGAAGATgaaaaaaacagagaaagagGAACGACACCAAAGGGAGGCAGAGGAGGCGACAGCGAAAGAAAAAGAGGACGTGTTTCGATCTGAAAATGATGAAAATGTCACGGAcgctaaaaatgaaaaaactgAAGAAACCTTTAAAGAAGTGAGAATTGATATGAACCAATCAGTCGTAACATTTAACCAAGCTGCCTAA
- the slc14a2 gene encoding urea transporter 2 isoform X3, whose amino-acid sequence MPLMRNESPQTKTEPKEPISENKQQLPEAPSSFQMMKAKLFKVVSYFSGDMKVFGEWMKGQFLLLQILDWVLRGAAQVMFVNNPLSGLIIFGGLILQNRWWALNGFVGTLFATISALILRQNRGAIAAGLYGYNGILVGLLMAVFSDKGDWYWWLLLPNIFMSMACPVVSSALASINSRWDLPVFTLPFNILVCVHMVATGHYNNYFPQVLIQPTTSLPNLTWSDVDVPHLFRAIPVGIGQVYGCDNPWTGGIFIISLFISSPITCLHATIGSAVGMVSGLALAAPFDKIYFGLWGYNCVLACIAIGGMFYALTWQVHLLAVACAFFCAYLSSAISNVMATFGLPACTWPFCLSALTFLLITTETKTIHKFPLAKVTYPEKNLYYFLKMKKTEKEERHQREAEEATAKEKEDVFRSENDENVTDAKNEKTEETFKEVRIDMNQSVVTFNQAA is encoded by the exons ATGCCACTCATGCGAAATGAAAGTCCTCAGACAAAAACTGAGCCGAAGGAGCCAATTTCAGAGAATAAGCAGCAACTGCCCGAAGCCCCTTCGTCATTCCAGATGATGAAGGCCAAACTCTTCAAAGTAGTCTCCTACTTTTCAGGGGACATGAAAGTGTTTGGAGAATGGATGAAAG GGCAGTTTTTGCTACTGCAGATTCTGGATTGGGTGCTCCGTGGGGCTGCTCAAGTTATGTTTGTCAACAATCCACTCAGTGGACTGATAATATTTGGGGGCCTGATCTTACAAAATCGCTGGTGGGCACTCAATGGCTTTGTGGGCACCCTGTTTGCTACAATATCTGCACTCATTCTCAGGCAAAACAG AGGGGCAATAGCTGCAGGTTTGTATGGCTACAATGGAATCCTAGTCGGCCTCCTAATGGCTGTGTTCTCCGACAAGGGTGACTGGTATTGGTGGCTTCTTCTTCCAAACATCTTCATGTCCATGGCTTG CCCAGTTGTTTCAAGTGCCCTTGCCTCTATCAACAGTAGATGGGACCTTCCTGTATTTACTCTGCCCTTCAACATCCTCGTTTGTGTGCACATGGTGGCCACAGGCCACTACAACAACTACTTCCCCCAAGTTCTAATCCAGCCAACAACCTCCCTCCCTAACCTCACCTGGTCAGACGTGGATGTGCCTCAT CTTTTCCGCGCAATCCCAGTTGGAATTGGTCAAGTTTATGGGTGTGACAACCCCTGGACTGGAGGAATTTTCATCATCTCTCTGTTTATTTCCTCTCCAATTACTTGTCTGCATGCAACCATCGGTTCTGCTGTTGGCATGGTGTCCG GTCTAGCTCTTGCTGCCccatttgataaaatttactTCGGCTTGTGGGGATATAACTGTGTACTTGCCTGCATTGCAATTGGAGGGATGTTCTACGCACTAACGTGGCAAGTTCACCTCCTGGCCGTGGCCTGTG CCTTTTTCTGTGCATATCTAAGCTCTGCTATCTCCAATGTGATGGCCACT TTTGGACTCCCAGCTTGCACTTGGCCATTCTGCCTCTCCGCACTCACCTTCCTGCTGATAACCACGGAAACCAAAACAATACACAAATTTCCTCTGGCCAAGGTGACATACCCAGAGAAAAACTTATACTACTTCTTGAAGATgaaaaaaacagagaaagagGAACGACACCAAAGGGAGGCAGAGGAGGCGACAGCGAAAGAAAAAGAGGACGTGTTTCGATCTGAAAATGATGAAAATGTCACGGAcgctaaaaatgaaaaaactgAAGAAACCTTTAAAGAAGTGAGAATTGATATGAACCAATCAGTCGTAACATTTAACCAAGCTGCCTAA
- the slc14a2 gene encoding urea transporter 2 isoform X4, producing the protein MFVNNPLSGLIIFGGLILQNRWWALNGFVGTLFATISALILRQNRGAIAAGLYGYNGILVGLLMAVFSDKGDWYWWLLLPNIFMSMACPVVSSALASINSRWDLPVFTLPFNILVCVHMVATGHYNNYFPQVLIQPTTSLPNLTWSDVDVPHLFRAIPVGIGQVYGCDNPWTGGIFIISLFISSPITCLHATIGSAVGMVSGLALAAPFDKIYFGLWGYNCVLACIAIGGMFYALTWQVHLLAVACAFFCAYLSSAISNVMATFGLPACTWPFCLSALTFLLITTETKTIHKFPLAKVTYPEKNLYYFLKMKKTEKEERHQREAEEATAKEKEDVFRSENDENVTDAKNEKTEETFKEVRIDMNQSVVTFNQAA; encoded by the exons ATGTTTGTCAACAATCCACTCAGTGGACTGATAATATTTGGGGGCCTGATCTTACAAAATCGCTGGTGGGCACTCAATGGCTTTGTGGGCACCCTGTTTGCTACAATATCTGCACTCATTCTCAGGCAAAACAG AGGGGCAATAGCTGCAGGTTTGTATGGCTACAATGGAATCCTAGTCGGCCTCCTAATGGCTGTGTTCTCCGACAAGGGTGACTGGTATTGGTGGCTTCTTCTTCCAAACATCTTCATGTCCATGGCTTG CCCAGTTGTTTCAAGTGCCCTTGCCTCTATCAACAGTAGATGGGACCTTCCTGTATTTACTCTGCCCTTCAACATCCTCGTTTGTGTGCACATGGTGGCCACAGGCCACTACAACAACTACTTCCCCCAAGTTCTAATCCAGCCAACAACCTCCCTCCCTAACCTCACCTGGTCAGACGTGGATGTGCCTCAT CTTTTCCGCGCAATCCCAGTTGGAATTGGTCAAGTTTATGGGTGTGACAACCCCTGGACTGGAGGAATTTTCATCATCTCTCTGTTTATTTCCTCTCCAATTACTTGTCTGCATGCAACCATCGGTTCTGCTGTTGGCATGGTGTCCG GTCTAGCTCTTGCTGCCccatttgataaaatttactTCGGCTTGTGGGGATATAACTGTGTACTTGCCTGCATTGCAATTGGAGGGATGTTCTACGCACTAACGTGGCAAGTTCACCTCCTGGCCGTGGCCTGTG CCTTTTTCTGTGCATATCTAAGCTCTGCTATCTCCAATGTGATGGCCACT TTTGGACTCCCAGCTTGCACTTGGCCATTCTGCCTCTCCGCACTCACCTTCCTGCTGATAACCACGGAAACCAAAACAATACACAAATTTCCTCTGGCCAAGGTGACATACCCAGAGAAAAACTTATACTACTTCTTGAAGATgaaaaaaacagagaaagagGAACGACACCAAAGGGAGGCAGAGGAGGCGACAGCGAAAGAAAAAGAGGACGTGTTTCGATCTGAAAATGATGAAAATGTCACGGAcgctaaaaatgaaaaaactgAAGAAACCTTTAAAGAAGTGAGAATTGATATGAACCAATCAGTCGTAACATTTAACCAAGCTGCCTAA
- the LOC125709780 gene encoding leucyl-cystinyl aminopeptidase, translating to MEPFQGDRASLPRNMIENSMFEEEPDVVDLAKETPAYPLDPDDVVYEPRSSRLLVRGLGENDMDEDEEDYESSARLLGMSFMNRSSSLRPNSSNYARQDRPGSCSMPSTQTLIVGVFILVVAASVAMVIYFLPRCTFTKEGCHRENGTMELIYPRTSDGQLFPWTSLRLPDNIRPVHYELEIQPNLTSMTFNGKVSIQVNILNDTKTIVLHSSDMIISNVTVQGNKATFVEYKPWQQIAIKLTKDLKKEESCLLELEYSANLSNNYMGFYNSSYIDKDDNKRVLVATQFEPLSARNAFPCFDEPAFKATFRIKITREAAYIALSNMPKKQTIMLSSGLLQDEFEKSLPMSTYLVAFIVANFSHDSRNASDTLVSVYAVPDKADQLKFALDSAVKLLEFYNKYAEIKFPLKKLDLVAIPDFLAGAMENWGLITFRETALLVCNQSSLIDKQGVAAVIAHELAHQWFGNLVTMKWWNDLWLNEGFATYMEYKSVDTVFPELEIGNSFLSMRFRVLEKDSLNSSHPVSTEVSTPEQVEEMFDSVSYEKGASVLLMLNSTLSEEKFHKGVTDYLQKYREKNADTEDFWKSLPSEKSYSVVDIMKTWTLQKGFPLVTVNRTGSRVTLSQEHFLFTADPTAKSEYLWHIPLTYVNDSCSRSPDCKQMFHLKDKTGSFDVPGSAKWFKFNFKTEGFYIVTYEAGGWDALIDAINNNTEILAHEDRAGMINNLFLLSRLGKVSFREVKKLLKYLENETHPVPLTEALIQLDQIYSLLEKRQDLRKVSRMKVYILDLFGGLMDSQSWEEETSISKQELRSDLLTVACRYLREKCTKDAMLIFDQWVESNKTKRIPGDIMKVVFSVAAQSNSGWDTLLSTYQHSMVDIDKRKMLVALASSDSVSRIVWLMQDALEGSNIQTQELPLILRTVSRNFACYLYAWNFVKENWDTIIKKFPIGSFALQDIIMSTTSKFSTERHLVEVQYFFASLKDKGSEMRCVSEAVETIKLNIQWMERDLDTLWN from the exons ATGGAGCCCTTTCAAGGCG ACCGGGCCTCTTTGCCTAGGAACATGATTGAGAACAGTATGTTTGAAGAGGAGCCAGATGTTGTGGACTTGGCAAAAGAGACCCCAGCGTATCCTTTGGACCCTGATGATGTGGTCTATGAGCCCCGCAGCTCCCGTTTGCTGGTGCGGGGCTTAGGAGAGAATGACatggacgaggacgaggaggactATGAGTCCTCAGCCCGCCTGCTAGGCATGTCATTCATGAATCGCAGCTCTAGCTTGCGACCCAACAGTTCCAACTATGCCCGGCAGGATCGCCCGGGCTCCTGCTCAATGCCCTCCACCCAAACTCTGATAGTGGGGGTCTTTATCCTGGTTGTGGCTGCCTCTGTGGCTATGGTCATATACTTTCTACCAAGATGCACGTTTACTAAGGAGGGCTGTCACAGGGAGAATGGCACAATGGAGCTCATCTACCCCAGGACCAGTGATGGACAGCTATTCCCCTGGACCTCACTGAGGCTGCCAGATAACATTCGGCCAGTGCATTATGAACTCGAAATCCAACCCAACCTGACCAGCATGACGTTCAATGGAAAGGTTTCTATCCaagtaaatattttaaatgatacCAAAACGATAGTTTTACACAGCTCTGACATGATAATCAGTAATGTTACCGTCCAAGGCAACAAGGCTACGTTTGTGGAATACAAGCCTTGGCAACAAATAGCGATAAAGTTAACAAAGGACCTGAAGAAAGAGGAAAGCTGCTTATTAGAACTAGAATACAGCGCTAACCTTTCCAACAACTATATGGGCTTCTATAACAGCTCTTATATTGATAAAGATGATAATAAAAG GGTTCTAGTAGCAACCCAGTTCGAACCTCTGTCTGCCAGGAATGCTTTCCCCTGCTTTGACGAACCAGCATTTAAAGCTACGTTTCGGATTAAGATAACTCGAGAAGCTGCCTACATCGCCCTTTCTAATATGCCTAAG AAACAGACCATTATGTTATCCAGTGGGCTTCTGCAAGATGAGTTTGAAAAAAGCCTTCCAATGAGCACGTACCTGGTGGCATTCATTGTCGCAAATTTCTCCCATGACAGCAGGAATGCTTCAGACACCTTG GTGTCTGTATATGCTGTTCCTGATAAGGCGGACCAGCTGAAATTCGCACTGGATTCTGCCGTGAAGCTCTTGGAGTTTTACAACAAATATGCCGAGATAAAGTTCCCCTTAAAGAAACTGG ACCTGGTGGCAATTCCTGACTTCCTGGCCGGGGCCATGGAGAACTGGGGCTTGATCACGTTCCGTGAGACAGCCTTGCTGGTCTGCAATCAGTCGTCCCTTATAGACAAGCAGGGGGTGGCCGCTGTGATTGCCCATGAATTAGCACACCAG TGGTTTGGTAACCTAGTAACCATGAAATGGTGGAATGATCTTTGGCTGAATGAGGGCTTTGCAACGTACATGGAATACAAGTCTGTGGACACAGTCTTCCCAGAGCTTGAAATA GGCAACAGCTTTTTAAGCATGCGTTTCAGAGTGCTGGAAAAAGACTCGCTAAATTCATCCCACCCCGTTTCTACAGAGGTGTCAACGCCTGAACAGGTGGAAGAAATGTTTGACTCTGTATCCTATGAAAAG ggTGCTTCAGTCTTGCTAATGCTTAATTCAACTCTGTCTGAAGAGAAGTTCCACAAGGGAGTCACTGATTATTTACAGAAGTACAGAGAGAAGAATGCAGACACTGAAGACTTCTGGAAAAGTCTTCCATCG GAGAAGTCATACAGTGTAGTAGACATAATGAAAACGTGGACCTTGCAGAAAGGCTTCCCCCTGGTAACTGTGAACAGGACAGGCAGTCGTGTGACACTGTCCCAGGAACACTTCCTCTTTACGGCAGACCCTACCGCCAAGTCTGA ATATTTGTGGCACATCCCTTTAACGTACGTGAATGACAGCTGCAGCCGCTCCCCGGACTGTAAGCAAATGTTTCACCTCAAAGATAAAACAG GATCATTTGATGTTCCTGGGAGTGCAAAATGGTTCAAATTCAACTTCAAAACTGAGGGCTTCTACATTGTCACTTACGAAGCTGGAGGTTGGGATGCATTGATTGatgcaataaataataatacggAGATTCTGGCCCATGAAGATCGAGCTGGAATGATTAATAACCTCTTCCTGCTCTCAAG GCTGGGCAAGGTTTCATTCAGGGAGGTCAAGAAGCTTTTGAAATATCTTGAGAATGAGACCCACCCAGTCCCTTTGACAGAAGCTTTGATTCAACTTGACCAAATTTACAGTCTGCTTGAAAAAAGACAGGACTTGAGAAAAGTTTCAAGAATGAAG GTGTACATTTTGGATCTCTTTGGGGGTCTGATGGACAGTCAGTCTTGGGAAGAGGAGACTTCCATCTCGAAACAAGAGCTGAGGTCAGACCTGTTGACTGTGGCCTGCCGCTATTTGAGAGAAAAGTGCACAAAGGATGCAATGCTCATATTTGACCAGTGGGTGGAGtccaacaaaacaaaaag gatcCCCGGTGACATCATGAAAGTTGTGTTCTCAGTGGCAGCCCAAAGTAACTCCGGCTGGGACACCTTACTCAGCACCTACCAGCACTCCATGGTCGACATAGACAAGCGCAAGATGCTGGTGGCCCTGGCCAGCTCAGATAGCGTCAGCAGGATCGTGTG GCTGATGCAGGATGCATTAGAAGGGAGTAACATCCAGACACAAGAACTTCCCTTAATCCTCCGCACAGTCTCCAGGAATTTTGCCTGCTACCTCTACGCATGGAACTTTGTGAAGGAAAACTGGGATACGATCATTAAGAA atttcccattggCTCCTTTGCATTGCAAGATATCATAATGTCCACGACCTCTAAGTTCTCCACAGAAAGGCACCTTGTGGAG GTACAGTACTTTTTCGCATCACTCAAAGACAAGGGCTCGGAAATGAGGTGTGTGAGTGAAGCGGTGGAGACAATCAAGTTAAATATCCAATGGATGGAGAGAGACCTGGATACATTGTGGAATTGA